The following proteins are co-located in the Microbacterium immunditiarum genome:
- a CDS encoding histidine kinase N-terminal domain-containing protein, protein MSTLSDLVYAQGRSSEADVEWLHRLAGDGQLLADLAFADIVIWAPTADDSFIAVAHTRPSSAATLFYRDIVGDRVRPQWRTQVRDAFTTVRIVDSASPDWFEETPTRVRAVPIVRDHAQQGEEPRVIGVLTRHTNLGETRTPSRQQITFNDCADDLFGMIATGDFPDLSAPTGPRRGAPRASDGLIRLDVDGITTFASPNALSAFNRLGFDDELEGESLVEVVTRILPEKRQFDESLPVVVTGRAPWRTDIEARGVTVSLRTIPLRDHGTRIGAIVLCRDVTEMRHQEQELITKDATIREIHHRVKNNLQTVASLLRIQARRTHSDEAREALTQAMRRVSAIAVVHDTLSEGLTQSVDFDDVFARVLKLVAEVAAAPNTRAKTRSTGKFGTLPSEYATPLALALTELVTNAVEHGLAGQEGDVEIIADRTDERLEVRVRDTGVGLPEGQVGRGLGTQIVRTLIQGELGGTIDWHTLVGSGTEVTIEIPLRYIRRANN, encoded by the coding sequence GTGTCGACGCTCAGCGATCTCGTGTACGCCCAAGGCCGTTCGAGCGAGGCGGACGTCGAATGGCTGCACCGCCTCGCCGGGGACGGACAGCTGCTCGCCGACCTCGCCTTCGCAGACATCGTCATCTGGGCGCCCACCGCCGACGACTCGTTCATCGCGGTCGCTCACACCCGTCCCAGCAGCGCCGCGACGCTCTTCTACCGCGACATCGTCGGCGACCGGGTGCGGCCGCAGTGGCGCACGCAGGTGCGCGATGCATTCACCACCGTGCGGATCGTCGACTCCGCCTCGCCCGACTGGTTCGAGGAGACGCCCACGCGCGTGCGCGCGGTGCCGATCGTGCGCGATCACGCGCAGCAGGGGGAGGAGCCGCGCGTGATCGGCGTGCTCACGCGACACACGAACCTCGGCGAGACGCGCACGCCGTCGCGCCAGCAGATCACGTTCAACGACTGCGCCGACGATCTGTTCGGCATGATCGCCACGGGCGACTTCCCGGACCTGTCCGCGCCGACGGGCCCGCGGCGCGGCGCGCCGCGCGCGTCGGACGGGCTCATCCGCCTCGACGTCGACGGCATCACGACGTTCGCGAGCCCGAACGCGCTCTCGGCGTTCAACCGCCTCGGCTTCGACGACGAGCTCGAGGGAGAGTCGCTCGTCGAGGTCGTGACGCGGATACTGCCCGAGAAGCGCCAGTTCGACGAGTCGCTGCCTGTCGTCGTGACCGGCCGCGCCCCGTGGCGCACCGACATCGAGGCGCGCGGCGTGACGGTCTCGCTGCGAACGATCCCGCTGCGCGACCACGGCACGCGCATCGGCGCGATCGTGCTGTGCCGCGACGTCACCGAGATGCGGCACCAGGAGCAGGAGCTCATCACGAAGGACGCGACGATCCGCGAGATCCACCACCGCGTCAAGAACAACCTGCAGACGGTCGCATCGCTGCTGCGCATCCAGGCCCGCCGCACGCACTCCGACGAGGCCCGCGAGGCGCTCACGCAGGCCATGCGGCGCGTGTCGGCGATCGCGGTCGTGCACGACACGCTGTCGGAGGGGCTTACGCAGAGCGTCGACTTCGACGACGTGTTCGCCCGCGTGCTCAAGCTCGTGGCCGAGGTCGCCGCCGCGCCCAACACGCGCGCGAAGACCCGCTCGACCGGGAAGTTCGGCACGCTGCCGAGCGAGTACGCGACGCCGCTCGCTCTCGCGCTCACCGAGCTCGTCACCAACGCGGTCGAACACGGCCTCGCGGGGCAGGAGGGCGACGTCGAGATCATCGCCGACCGCACCGACGAACGCCTCGAGGTGCGAGTGCGCGACACGGGCGTCGGTCTGCCCGAAGGTCAGGTCGGGCGAGGGCTCGGCACGCAGATCGTGCGCACGCTCATCCAGGGCGAGCTCGGCGGCACGATCGACTGGCACACGCTCGTCGGCAGCGGCACCGAGGTGACGATCGAGATCCCGCTGCGCTACATCAGGCGCGCGAACAACTGA
- a CDS encoding SAF domain-containing protein: MTAIDTTRPRPKPFWSDARFLIGVLLVVASIAGVWFVVSASRQTVPVLTAARTIVPGQPVAADDVRTIDVALGRAADAYLAPEALAEGVIATRTIESGELVPVSAVGDAERADTTSVVVRSTVDVPETVRTGSLVEVWAAPLIEHGRYDTPRILVADASVVAVTRDDGVIGGASAALELVVPRADVADVLAAMSDESALSIVPAAAASR, from the coding sequence ATGACCGCGATCGACACCACTCGACCACGCCCGAAGCCGTTCTGGTCCGATGCCCGGTTCCTCATCGGGGTGCTGCTGGTCGTCGCATCGATCGCGGGTGTGTGGTTCGTGGTCTCCGCGTCGCGCCAGACCGTGCCGGTGCTCACCGCCGCGCGCACGATCGTGCCGGGCCAGCCGGTCGCAGCCGACGACGTCCGCACGATCGACGTCGCCCTGGGCCGTGCCGCCGACGCGTACCTCGCCCCCGAAGCCCTTGCCGAGGGCGTCATCGCGACGCGCACGATCGAGTCCGGCGAGCTGGTTCCGGTGAGCGCCGTCGGCGACGCCGAACGAGCAGACACGACGAGCGTCGTGGTGCGCAGCACCGTCGACGTGCCCGAGACGGTGCGCACCGGATCGCTCGTGGAGGTGTGGGCCGCGCCGCTCATCGAGCACGGACGCTACGACACGCCGCGCATCCTCGTGGCTGACGCGTCGGTCGTGGCGGTCACGCGAGACGACGGCGTCATCGGCGGGGCATCCGCTGCGCTCGAGCTCGTCGTGCCTCGTGCCGACGTCGCCGACGTGCTCGCGGCCATGTCCGACGAGTCGGCCCTGTCGATCGTCCCCGCCGCGGCGGCGTCGCGGTGA
- a CDS encoding AAA family ATPase yields MRVLIAVDEPWTERLVAGLEREGVEIAAVVAASEMSVASRDPASYAPGAGKGAVVDLLHDVDVVVLQASRDTLTADVVALCDRRGVRIAPLSAAPGDERVAGLFGLPPAMPVDVEPWRLAEALDAPRIGSGRADAVGAPRAARGTPPRDEVRPPAERAAGAPPTVHNVHAWPVEREPEAHRPGPSAPRVIVVWGPAGSPGRTTMAIELAVELARGGRHVGLVDADSHAPSLALVLGLADEGPGFAAACRQAELGGLDARELTRIATPLGRSGVDVLTGINRPSRWPELSDARVTGALAACRDWAEHTVVDVAAPLERDEEIMSDLEGPRRNAATLAALRSADLVVAVVGADPVGVSRFLRAYPELRSTIGSTPVAVVANRLRGGTLGVDARGQVRRTLDRFAGIEDVWFVPADHKAADASILAARPIAEVAPRSSFALALRRFVGEAVVPPAAPARRTPRRRARKQREAAVAG; encoded by the coding sequence GTGAGGGTCCTCATCGCGGTCGACGAGCCGTGGACCGAGCGCCTCGTCGCGGGGCTCGAGCGCGAGGGCGTCGAGATCGCGGCTGTGGTCGCGGCATCCGAGATGTCGGTCGCTTCACGCGACCCCGCGTCGTACGCGCCCGGCGCCGGGAAGGGGGCCGTCGTCGACCTCCTTCACGACGTCGACGTCGTGGTGCTGCAGGCGTCTCGCGACACGCTCACCGCGGACGTCGTGGCGCTGTGCGACCGCAGGGGCGTGCGCATCGCACCGCTGAGCGCCGCCCCGGGCGACGAGCGGGTCGCGGGGCTGTTCGGGCTTCCTCCGGCGATGCCGGTCGACGTCGAGCCGTGGCGGCTGGCCGAGGCACTCGACGCGCCGCGGATCGGCTCGGGGCGTGCCGATGCCGTCGGAGCGCCGAGAGCAGCGCGTGGAACCCCGCCGCGCGACGAGGTGCGCCCGCCGGCTGAACGGGCAGCGGGCGCACCCCCGACCGTTCACAACGTGCACGCGTGGCCTGTCGAGCGAGAGCCCGAGGCGCACCGTCCCGGCCCTTCGGCGCCGCGCGTGATCGTCGTGTGGGGTCCGGCGGGTTCGCCCGGTCGCACCACGATGGCGATCGAGCTCGCCGTCGAGCTCGCGCGAGGCGGCCGCCACGTCGGGCTCGTGGATGCGGACTCGCACGCACCGTCGCTGGCCCTCGTGCTGGGGCTCGCCGACGAAGGACCGGGCTTCGCCGCCGCGTGCCGCCAGGCCGAGCTCGGCGGACTCGACGCGCGCGAGCTGACGCGCATCGCGACGCCGCTCGGGCGCTCGGGCGTCGACGTGCTCACGGGCATCAACCGTCCGTCGCGGTGGCCGGAGCTGAGCGACGCACGGGTCACAGGCGCGCTGGCGGCGTGCCGCGACTGGGCCGAGCACACCGTCGTCGACGTCGCCGCCCCGCTCGAGCGCGACGAAGAGATCATGAGCGACCTCGAAGGACCGCGCCGCAACGCCGCGACGCTCGCCGCCCTGCGCAGCGCCGACCTGGTGGTCGCCGTCGTCGGAGCGGATCCGGTCGGCGTCTCCCGGTTCCTGCGCGCCTACCCCGAGCTGCGCTCGACGATCGGCTCGACGCCCGTCGCGGTCGTGGCGAACCGGCTCCGCGGCGGCACGCTCGGCGTCGACGCGCGCGGCCAGGTCCGCCGCACGCTCGACCGCTTCGCCGGCATCGAGGACGTGTGGTTCGTGCCGGCAGACCACAAGGCGGCGGATGCCTCGATCCTCGCGGCTCGCCCGATCGCCGAAGTCGCTCCGCGATCGTCGTTCGCGCTCGCGCTGCGGCGGTTCGTGGGCGAGGCGGTCGTCCCGCCGGCGGCGCCCGCGCGGCGCACCCCTCGTCGCCGCGCCCGCAAGCAGCGGGAGGCCGCGGTCGCGGGCTGA
- a CDS encoding helix-turn-helix domain-containing protein, protein MSATPSDSRLLAPAQVAELLGISVDDVVDLVRTARIRGVRVGSSAQLRVFARSVNDYLDDLAEEERLAALWRESNEASFPELWGTGIVRNAD, encoded by the coding sequence ATGTCCGCGACCCCGTCCGACTCCCGGCTGCTCGCGCCGGCACAGGTGGCCGAGCTTCTCGGCATCTCGGTCGATGACGTCGTCGACCTCGTCCGCACGGCTCGCATTCGCGGCGTGCGGGTCGGTTCGTCCGCGCAGCTGCGCGTGTTCGCGCGCAGCGTGAACGACTACCTCGACGATCTGGCCGAAGAGGAGCGCCTCGCCGCCCTGTGGCGCGAGTCGAACGAGGCGAGCTTCCCGGAGCTCTGGGGCACCGGCATCGTGCGGAATGCCGACTGA